A DNA window from Micromonospora sp. NBC_01739 contains the following coding sequences:
- a CDS encoding SCO3242 family prenyltransferase — MTRVADLLELVRAPAALSVPGDVVAGAAAAGALGPRTPALATASVLLYWAGMAANDWADRGLDATERPERPIPSGRVSPGLAVGLAAGLTAAGVGLAAAAGGRRAAAVAVPLAATIWGYDLLAKNTAAGPAVMAACRGLDVLLGAAGGRPVRALPAAVTVAAHTWTVTALSRREVDGADRALPLRTLAGTALVAASAAVPPGPRSADPAARRADGHCGERFGAGRRAVGVVAAALPAVLAGWYAARYGAAQARVVAEPTAGRVRRAVGAGITSLPALQGALTARAGAGLLGAAVAAAAPLGRRLARKVSPT; from the coding sequence ATGACCCGCGTGGCTGACCTGCTGGAACTGGTCCGGGCCCCGGCCGCCCTCTCGGTGCCCGGGGACGTGGTCGCCGGTGCCGCCGCGGCCGGTGCACTGGGGCCGCGTACGCCCGCTCTGGCGACCGCCTCGGTGCTGCTCTACTGGGCCGGCATGGCCGCCAACGACTGGGCCGACCGGGGGTTGGACGCGACCGAACGCCCGGAGCGCCCCATCCCCAGCGGACGGGTCAGTCCCGGCCTGGCGGTCGGCCTGGCCGCCGGCCTGACCGCCGCGGGCGTCGGGCTGGCCGCCGCCGCCGGGGGACGCCGCGCCGCCGCGGTCGCCGTGCCCCTGGCCGCCACCATCTGGGGGTACGACCTGCTCGCCAAGAACACCGCCGCCGGTCCCGCCGTGATGGCCGCCTGCCGAGGGCTGGACGTGTTGCTGGGTGCCGCCGGTGGCCGTCCGGTCCGGGCCCTGCCGGCGGCGGTGACCGTGGCCGCACACACCTGGACGGTCACCGCCCTGTCCCGCCGCGAGGTCGACGGCGCTGACCGGGCTCTGCCGCTGCGTACCCTGGCCGGCACCGCCCTGGTCGCGGCGAGCGCCGCGGTACCGCCCGGCCCGCGTTCCGCAGACCCCGCTGCGCGGCGGGCGGACGGCCACTGCGGCGAGCGCTTCGGTGCCGGCCGCCGTGCGGTCGGGGTCGTCGCTGCGGCGCTGCCGGCCGTCCTCGCCGGGTGGTACGCCGCCCGCTACGGTGCCGCGCAGGCCCGGGTGGTCGCCGAACCCACCGCCGGTCGGGTGCGCCGGGCCGTCGGTGCCGGCATCACCAGCCTGCCCGCCTTGCAGGGCGCCCTGACCGCCCGGGCCGGAGCCGGTCTGCTCGGGGCGGCCGTGGCGGCGGCGGCGCCGCTGGGCCGACGGCTGGCCCGGAAGGTCTCCCCGACATGA